A region of the Campylobacter cuniculorum DSM 23162 = LMG 24588 genome:
AAGATCTCCATTAACCACGCCATCGCATTCAAAAAAGCCTTTAAAAAAACCTTTTTTGCTCAGCAAAAAACCTTTTTTGAGTTCTTTATAATTGCAATTTAAACTCAAAGCAACGCGGTTAAAGGCGCTCATACTTTCATAGTTTTTTTCGTGATTTTGTATATTTTTAACCAAAAGTTCTTTTTGATTGTCAAGGCAAATGATTTTTTCTCCCACTGAAATTTTACCCTCATTAAGACTACCCGTAACCACAGTTCCTATACCCTTTAAAGAAAAAATTCTATCGATATAATAATGAAAAACAAGATTTTCATCAGCATTTTTAGGCTTTAAACTAAAAAGATATTGTTTAAGCTCCTCAATGCCTAAATTTGTCAAGCTGCTTGTATAAAAAATTTTTAGAGGTTTTAATTCTAAATTTTCAAATTCTTTTAAGAGAAATGCAGCCCTTTGTAAAAAATCTTTGCAAAGGTCGCATTTGCTAAAAACCAAGATGATTTTTTCTATTTCTAAAAGTTTTAAAATCCTTAAATGCTCGATACTTTGTTCCTTAAAACCTTCATTAATATCCACAACAAACAAGCAAGCACTAAAGGCAAATGCTCCGCTTATCATTGTTTTAACCAAGTCTTTATGTCCGGGAACATCGATAAAAGAAATATTTTTATCCTCTTTGCTTAAATTTGAAAAACTTAGATTTATAGTAATTTTTCTTTCTTTTTCTTCTTCTAAAGTGTCGCCTTCAAAACCATTGATGGCACGAATGAGTGAGGTTTTTCCATGATCAATATGCCCTGCTGTGCCGATGATGAGTGAATTCATAAGTCAAGCTCGTTGATTTTTAAAATAAGAGTATCTAATTCATTTTCTCTGATACTTCTAAAATCTAGCACAAAAGAGTCTTTTTCTATGCGTCCTATAATGTTTTTTTCTCTAAATTTTTTTTGTAAAATCAAGGCATTTCCTTCAAAACATAAAACCACACTTTCTAAATTTTTATCAGGCATAGAACCTCCTCCTACAAGGCTCTTGCTTGTTTTTAAAAGACTTTTGAATTTGATATTTTTTTGTACTTTTAAGGCTTTGTCTTCAATGTGCGAAAGTTTATCGTTTAAAAGCCTTAAGGTCGTGATTTTATCATAGTTTTTTTCAAGATAAGCCCTTGTTGTTTCATTGAGAAATGCAAGGGTGAGTTTATCCACTCTTAGCATTCTTAAGAGCTGATTTTGTCTTAATTTTTCAATGAATTGTTTTTTTCCAAGTATGATTCCAGCTTGCACAGAACCAAAAAGTTTATCCGCACTAAAGCTTAAAATATCACAATGTTTGAGAATTTTTTTTACTTGTGGTTCATTTTTTGTTAGTTTTTCGTTTAAATTTTCACACCAGCCCGAACCTAGATCATAATAACTTATAAGGCGATTTTTTTGAGCCAAAATACCCAAATTTTCGATACTGACCTCACTATGAAAACCTTGAATGCTAAAATTTGAACGATGAGTTTTTAGAATAAGGATTGAGTTTTCATTGAGTGCGTTTTCATAGTCTCTAAGATGAGTTTTATTGCTTGTGCCAACCTCGCAAAGCCTAACTCCTGCTGCCTTAATAACCTCAGGCATTCTAAATCCTCCACCAATCTCGACAAGTTCACCCCTAGAGCTAATGACTTCTTTGTTAAAAGCAAGAGAATTCAATACAAGAAAAACCGCAGCAGCATTGTTATTGACAATTAAAGCATCTTCGCACTCAAAAAGAATTTTCAATTTATCAAGCAAACTTGTATATCTTGAGCCTCTTTTGCCATTTTGAAGATTAAATTCTAGATTAGAATAAGAACAAATGCTTTTTTTGCAAGATTCATACAAATTTTCATCAATCACACTTCTGCCTAAATTTGTATGAATGATAACTCCGGTGGCGTTAATAACGCTTTGTAAATCTTTGTGCATAAAATTTTCAAGCTCTTTTTTAATGTGCATCAAAAGAGTTTTTTTATCAATGCGTCCTTGAAAATTTTTCTTAAAATCTGCCACGACGATTTTAG
Encoded here:
- the selA gene encoding L-seryl-tRNA(Sec) selenium transferase, yielding MNPLRAFPQIQNLITDESLKKYPFYLKAYFSKIVVADFKKNFQGRIDKKTLLMHIKKELENFMHKDLQSVINATGVIIHTNLGRSVIDENLYESCKKSICSYSNLEFNLQNGKRGSRYTSLLDKLKILFECEDALIVNNNAAAVFLVLNSLAFNKEVISSRGELVEIGGGFRMPEVIKAAGVRLCEVGTSNKTHLRDYENALNENSILILKTHRSNFSIQGFHSEVSIENLGILAQKNRLISYYDLGSGWCENLNEKLTKNEPQVKKILKHCDILSFSADKLFGSVQAGIILGKKQFIEKLRQNQLLRMLRVDKLTLAFLNETTRAYLEKNYDKITTLRLLNDKLSHIEDKALKVQKNIKFKSLLKTSKSLVGGGSMPDKNLESVVLCFEGNALILQKKFREKNIIGRIEKDSFVLDFRSIRENELDTLILKINELDL